GAAGGCCATCTCTCCGGGGCACTCACCGGATTGATCATGTCAATTGTTTATCGCAAGGAGGGACCTCAAAAACCGGAGGTGGTATGGGATGAGGAAGAGGAGATTGAAGATGATATTTGATTTGAGAAATGGGATTTAGGAATAATGCACATTTTTCCCTATTTTTGCAGGATTAAGATTGACAATCAAAACAACAATTACAAATATTTGATCAATATGTCAGAAAAAATCAGAGCTGCCGTAGTAGGTTACGGTAACATCGGAAAATATGTGGTGGAAGCACTAGAGACAAGCCCCGACTTTGAAATAGCGGGCGTGGTAAGACGTGATGCAACAGAAATACCGGTTGAGCTTCAATCTTACCCGGTGGTAACGGATATTGCCCAATTGGAAAAGGTGGATGTCGCGCTTCTTTGCACGCCTACCCGTAAGGTGGAAGAGTATGCCAAGAGCTGTCTGGCGAGAGGTATCAACACCGTTGACAGCTTCGATATCCACAACCAGATCGTGCCGCTGCGAAGTGCTCTCGATCTCACGGCTCGCAAACATAACGCCGTCTCGGTAATCGCGGCGGGCTGGGACCCCGGTAGCGACTCCGTGGTGCGTACGCTCCTGGAGGCATTGGCCCCGAAAGGAATCACCTACACCAATTTCGGCCCGGGCATGAGCATGGGACATACTGTGGCTGTGAAAGCCATTGAAGGAGTGAAAGCGGCACTCTCCATGACCATCCCCACCGGTACCGGCGTACACCGACGCATGGTTTATATTGAATTGCATGAGGGTTTTGATTATTCATCCGTTGCAGATGCGATCAAAATAGATGACTATTTTGCACATGATGAAACCCATGTCTTCCAGGTTGAAGATGTGGAAGCCCTCAAGGATATGGGGCACGGGGTTCTGATGGAGCGTAAGGGGGTGTCTGGCATGACTCAGAATCAGCTTTTCAGTTTCGATATGCGCATCAACAATCCCGCATTGACTGCACAGGTGCTGGTCTCCGCTGCCCGTGCCTCGATGAAGCAGCAGCCGGGTGCCTATACCCTGGTGGAGATTCCCGTTATAGACTTATTGCCGGGTGATAAAGAGGAGTGGATCAGAAAGCTGGTCTGATTTTTTATTATCTTTGTCAAAAATCTGAATCACGAATGGACTTACTATTATCTGTTACCTGGGATGTGGACCCCACACTGTTCACCATTTTTGGAAGGGAGATTCGCTGGTACGGCCTACTCTGGGTTGTGGGACTGATTGTAGCTGTATCAATGGTGCAGCGCATCTTCAAACATGAGGATCTGCCCGAGAAATGGTTCGACTCACTCTTCGTTTATATGATGGTGGGCATCATCGCCGGTGCACGCCTGGGGCACTGTCTCTTTTACGAGCCTGGCTACTACCTTGCCAACCCGGTGGAAATCCTCAAGGTGTGGGAGGGCGGTCTGGCCAGCCATGGTGGTGTGATCGGTATCATCATTGCAGTGTGGCTCTATTCGAGGAAGGTGACAAAGCAAAGCATGCTCTGGACCTTCGACCGGGTGATGGTTCCTACCGGCTTTACTGCCGCCATGATCCGTCTGGGGAATCTGATGAACCACGAAATCTACGGGGGGCCAACCGACCAGCCCTGGGGTTTCCGCTTCGTAGATAACATTTATCAGTGGATGCAGGGTGCTGAGCCGATTTTCACCGAACCGTCGCATCCGACACAGATTTACGAAGCTGCGGCCTACCTTGTGGTATTCGGCATCACTGTCTGGCTATATTGGGGCACTGATTCCAAAGACCGAAAAGGGTTGATCACCGGGGTGGGGATCCTGATCATCTTCCTCTTCCGCTTCTTCGTAGAGTATATAAAGAATGTACAGGTGGACTCCGAAAATGCCATGCGGGAGAGTACCGGTCTGATTCTCGGTCAGTGGCTCAGCGTACCATTCATCATCTGGGGACTCTGGCTCATTGTTGCAGCACTGAGACACCCGGCAGTGATGGCAGACACGCCCCGCCAGTCGGAGATGGCAAAGCCCTACACACCGAAAAAGAAGAAATAAGCTTCCGACTTTCAGCTATATTCTCTCAGCGGGACACTTAATAACGTACAAACTTACCAACTTAATAACTTCGAACCTCGAACATTTTCCTATGTCCAAACCACTTGAAATTGCCAAAGATGTCTATTACGTGGGAGTGAACGACCGCACAAAGCATCTCTTCGAAAACCTTTGGCCGCTGCCCTACGGAGTCTCTTATAATTCCTACATCATTGACGACGAAAAACGGGCTCTGATTGATACGGTAGATGTCTGCTACTCCGATCAATTTTTTCAAAAAATTGTGACTGCAATAGGCGATAACCCCATCGATTACCTGATTGTCAATCACATGGAGCCGGATCACTCCGGCTCGATCGGATTGTTGCTTAGCCGCTACCCCGATATTCAAATCGTGGGGAACAAGCACACAGTGAAAATGCTCAAGGGATATTACGGCATATCAAGAAATGTGATCCAGATTGAGGATATGCAGACACTGAACCTCGGCCGCAATACTTTGCAGTTTTACCTGACGCCAATGGTACACTGGCCGGAGACCATGATGACCTACCTGCCCGAGAAAAAGATGTTGTTCAGCGCCGATGCGTTTGGCACATTTGGAACGCTTGACGGTGGTGTGATGGACAGTCAGTTGATGCCCGAGCGCTACCGCAGTGAGATGATTCGGTACTATTCCAACATTGTGGGTAAGTTTGGTTCACCTGTCCAGACAGCCCTGAAGAAGCTCGCGGAGGTGCCAATCGAAGCAATCTGCTCCACCCATGGGCCCATCTGGACAGTGAAAGAGAACATCGCGGAGGTGGTCGGTCTTTACGACAGATTGAGTCGCTATGAAGGGGAAAATGGACTGGTCATCGCCTACGGGAGTATGTATGGCCATACCGAGCAGCTGGCAGAATTGATAGCTGCCGAAGCGGCTGCAAATGGAATCCGGAACATCGTGATGCACAATCTTGCCAAAAGTCACATCTCTGATGTCATCCGTGATGTTTTTACCTATAAAGGGTTGATCGTAGGATCTCCCACTTATAACAACAAACTTTATCCCAGCGTGGAAAGCCTCCTCTCCGCCCTGCAAAACAGATCCCTCAAAAACCGTTTCTTCGGCTATTTCGGCAGCTTCACCTGGGCCGATGCCTCGGCCAAGCAGCTGGCAGCCTTCGCGGAAGAGTCGGAAGTTGAGTTGGTGGCCGATCCGGTTGTGATGAAGCAGGCGATGATGGATGAGGTGGAAGAGAAAGCGCTTACATTGGCCAGAAGCATTGCCTGTAAGCTGTTGACGGGTGCAGCCGTTACATCCGGCAAGAAAACCGATTGTCACTAAATAAGATATTGCAACATGAGACTGATTATTCAACCCGATGCCACTCAGATGGCACAGTGGGCAGCGAACTATATCGCTGCAAAAATCAATGAGGCGGCTCCTACAGCCGAGAAACCTTTCAAGCTGGGACTTCCCACCGGTTCATCTCCCTTGCAGACCTACAAGGGCCTGATTAAACTCTATGAGGCAGGAGTGGTGTCGTTTGAGCATGTGATCACCTTCAACATGGATGAGTATATCGGATTGCCGAAGGAGCATCCCCAGAGCTACCACACCTTCATGTGGGACAACTTCTTCCGGCATATTGACATCGTGAAAGAGAATGTGCATATCCTGAATGGGATGGCGGACAA
This genomic window from Dysgonomonadaceae bacterium zrk40 contains:
- a CDS encoding diaminopimelate dehydrogenase encodes the protein MSEKIRAAVVGYGNIGKYVVEALETSPDFEIAGVVRRDATEIPVELQSYPVVTDIAQLEKVDVALLCTPTRKVEEYAKSCLARGINTVDSFDIHNQIVPLRSALDLTARKHNAVSVIAAGWDPGSDSVVRTLLEALAPKGITYTNFGPGMSMGHTVAVKAIEGVKAALSMTIPTGTGVHRRMVYIELHEGFDYSSVADAIKIDDYFAHDETHVFQVEDVEALKDMGHGVLMERKGVSGMTQNQLFSFDMRINNPALTAQVLVSAARASMKQQPGAYTLVEIPVIDLLPGDKEEWIRKLV
- the lgt gene encoding prolipoprotein diacylglyceryl transferase; translated protein: MDLLLSVTWDVDPTLFTIFGREIRWYGLLWVVGLIVAVSMVQRIFKHEDLPEKWFDSLFVYMMVGIIAGARLGHCLFYEPGYYLANPVEILKVWEGGLASHGGVIGIIIAVWLYSRKVTKQSMLWTFDRVMVPTGFTAAMIRLGNLMNHEIYGGPTDQPWGFRFVDNIYQWMQGAEPIFTEPSHPTQIYEAAAYLVVFGITVWLYWGTDSKDRKGLITGVGILIIFLFRFFVEYIKNVQVDSENAMRESTGLILGQWLSVPFIIWGLWLIVAALRHPAVMADTPRQSEMAKPYTPKKKK
- a CDS encoding FprA family A-type flavoprotein; amino-acid sequence: MSKPLEIAKDVYYVGVNDRTKHLFENLWPLPYGVSYNSYIIDDEKRALIDTVDVCYSDQFFQKIVTAIGDNPIDYLIVNHMEPDHSGSIGLLLSRYPDIQIVGNKHTVKMLKGYYGISRNVIQIEDMQTLNLGRNTLQFYLTPMVHWPETMMTYLPEKKMLFSADAFGTFGTLDGGVMDSQLMPERYRSEMIRYYSNIVGKFGSPVQTALKKLAEVPIEAICSTHGPIWTVKENIAEVVGLYDRLSRYEGENGLVIAYGSMYGHTEQLAELIAAEAAANGIRNIVMHNLAKSHISDVIRDVFTYKGLIVGSPTYNNKLYPSVESLLSALQNRSLKNRFFGYFGSFTWADASAKQLAAFAEESEVELVADPVVMKQAMMDEVEEKALTLARSIACKLLTGAAVTSGKKTDCH